A region of the Roseiflexus sp. RS-1 genome:
GCCGAACGAACAATGTAATTATAGTCTGGATCGTTCAACCCGTAGTAGATACGGCGCAACACATCGCGCAGGACATGCGCCAGGTCTTCGATCTCTTCGATGGTGGCATCGAGGAAGTGGGTGGCGTGACGGCGCGGCACGATCCAGAGGTGGAAGGGCGAATAGGCAGCGTATGGAATGAAGGCGGTAAAGTGCCGGCTGGAGACGATCACCCGATCCTGTTGCTGCTCCTCGTCTTCGCGCATACGGCAGAGGACGCACTCGCCGTAATCGTCGAAGTAGCGCCGCGCCTCTTCGTTGCGCACCCGGATGTCGTGCGGGACGACCGGCAACGCGACTGCCTGCGCGTGGGGGTGGAGCAGGGAGGTGCCAGCCGTCGCGCCGTGGTTCTTGAAGAACACGATGTGCTCGATGCGCGGGTCGCCGCGATAGATCGTAGCGCACATTTGAAACGCGACGAGCGTATTGATCAACCCCTCGACCGGTTCCAGCGCGGCGCAGGTGTTATGGCGGCGTGATTCGACCACAATGTCGTGATAGCCGAACCCCGCCAGCGCCCGATTGATGCCGTGAAAGTGACGCTGATACCGGTCATTCTCCAGCAGCGCCGGATAGCGGTTGCGCACCACGCGCACCTGCCAGTCGCCAGTGGCTGGCATACGGAACCGCTCAAGGTCCAGTTCTTCATTGCCGGGGCAGAACGGACAGTTCGGATCGTGTTCGGGACGGTCGAGGATGCTCCCGCGTGATGGCAAAATGAACTGTTCTGGCCGACGTGCCCGCTCAGTCGCAATGATAACCCACTCGCGTGTTGCCAGATTCTGTCGGATCTCGGGCATGACGCTCCCTGCGACCGAACATCGCTTGCTCGCATCAATTATACCCTTGAACCCGGCGTTCGAGATCAGACAATGCACGGGCAAGTTCCACGACGATCGGATGATCGCCCAGGCTGATCGTCACAGCGGCAAGGATTTCGCGGTAGTACCACAACGTCGGATCGGGACCGCGCTTGAAGCGTTGCCAGACCGCCGGACCAACCAGCGCAAGATCGGCGCTGATCGACCGGATATTGTGCAGCGCATCCGCCGCTTTGAGCGCGGCAACGTGTGGTCCGCCGGTCTGGAGATGAGCGATTGCTTCGGTCTTGCGTTCTTCCCACGAGCGTTCGACGCCGCCGATCCGCTTTCGCTCCGAGACTGCTTCGACCAGGCGCGCCACCTCTGTGCCAAACAATGTCTCCAGTTGTTGGGGTGAGACGCCGCAATCCTCGATCACATCGTGCAGCAATCCGGCGATCACCACGTCTTCGTCGAATCCATGACGCAGCAGAATGACCGAAACGTGCACCGCGTGCACGATGTAGGGAATATCGGTCCCTTTGCGCACCTGCTGTCGGTGGGCAAGGGCGGCGAACTGGAGCGCCTGTTCGTACTTTGGGGAAAAGGCGGCACTACTCATAGCCTTACCGGTGCATCACCGCGTCGAACCGGCGCACCAGC
Encoded here:
- a CDS encoding galactose-1-phosphate uridylyltransferase, whose amino-acid sequence is MPEIRQNLATREWVIIATERARRPEQFILPSRGSILDRPEHDPNCPFCPGNEELDLERFRMPATGDWQVRVVRNRYPALLENDRYQRHFHGINRALAGFGYHDIVVESRRHNTCAALEPVEGLINTLVAFQMCATIYRGDPRIEHIVFFKNHGATAGTSLLHPHAQAVALPVVPHDIRVRNEEARRYFDDYGECVLCRMREDEEQQQDRVIVSSRHFTAFIPYAAYSPFHLWIVPRRHATHFLDATIEEIEDLAHVLRDVLRRIYYGLNDPDYNYIVRSAPESERMARHLHWYVTVIPRVTQTAGFEMGTGMFINTALPEESARFLRNVVLPDESTNHDSD
- a CDS encoding HD domain-containing protein is translated as MSSAAFSPKYEQALQFAALAHRQQVRKGTDIPYIVHAVHVSVILLRHGFDEDVVIAGLLHDVIEDCGVSPQQLETLFGTEVARLVEAVSERKRIGGVERSWEERKTEAIAHLQTGGPHVAALKAADALHNIRSISADLALVGPAVWQRFKRGPDPTLWYYREILAAVTISLGDHPIVVELARALSDLERRVQGYN